A single window of Colletes latitarsis isolate SP2378_abdomen chromosome 11, iyColLati1, whole genome shotgun sequence DNA harbors:
- the LOC143348575 gene encoding uncharacterized protein LOC143348575 isoform X37, with protein sequence MTISASILGLIAAAAIVGSEPHGVFGGSGGLAYSGASASASANAYAGSGASVSALSNANAFVGNFPGIDGGHEGHKGIRSYDNTGFGNQPNGGHDSSSGHTGVKGGRGSGCSKCKWEDDEYWETEEEEEEPEERNEDECDDGDDGQYRPEHHHGRGKKPNVQKLGAPGVGGAPGVGGAPVKGGPGGSGSPSSGSPWNKPSGQQHGQQPGAGSKPWNQGPGGPAGTFGTGPQGSTGPNAGKPGVTNQPGWNKGPETGSGCSGNNSPGSGCGQDSSGVGPVKQGPVPFGSPNAGNVQKQGSPNYSTSPTGGYGPQGSSPTPGCGPYGNCGPTSGGGPGYPGKPGSPGSQGGPGYPGSPGSSGSPGGPGSPGCTGGPYGNCGGAAPGGSPVKSGPFAGHPGSGSPYGGTPGSPGAPGAPGGQGPGSPGSPGCTGGPYGNCGTAPGGSPVKSGPFAGHPGSGSPYGGTPGSPGSPGCTGGPYGNCGTAPGGSPVKNGPAGYPGSGSPESPNGSDGHPGGPAYPGSSGSPGGQGGPGYPGSPGSSGKPGGPGSPGCTGSPYGNCGGATPGGSPVTGGPFGGHPGSGSPYGGIPGSSGSPGGPGYPGKPGSPGSSGGPGAPEGPKYPGSSGSPGCTGGRYGNCDGSAPGGSPVKNGPFAGHPESGSPYGGTPGSPGSPGGPGYPGSPGSPGGPGRPGSPGSPGSHGGPGYPSRPGSSGSPGSPGCTGGPYGNCGGAAPGGSPVKNGPFTGHPGSGSPNVGSPGSPGGPGYPASPGSPGSPGCTSGPYGNCGATPGGSPYGPSAGHPGHPGSGSPIGGSLGSPGGSGYPGSPGSPGSPGGSQTPYGPFTGVSTSAGAHAGVSGPSPGSRHPPGTPGSGSPGSSPSYSPNGPYGGQKPGPYGPSSGAPGVKGGPSGAGHPPGTPGSGAPGSSPSYSPNAPSSNSPFGNAGTPGSPNGPYGGQKPGPYGPGSGAPGVKGGPGGSGPGTSPNGPYPGNGKPSPGSSPSAPGASPNKPGAGNGHPPGGQSKPDGDSKIFYINVNPAPGTPAGSKPHGNTGPHGGPGTTKSPFGTGPSEPTRPYQPGPHGGAGTTKPAYQPGPHEDAGPTKSPFQPSPYGGAGTTKSPFQTSPYGGAGTAKPPYQPGPHANTAPTKSPFQPGPYGGAGTTKSPYPNGPHAGTPGGSPGWPGSGINGPTNQSPLGVQPGSGTSGCTGSGQGCGSGCSQSNSPGGKPCDENNIPNIEKLSGPAGEGPDDFSQSSQAVFPPGEAIRPSNAPGCTYGSCPPGSGPSPGGKPDNVNKIPGGPGTYEWNPFLTGKVSPPSSGGSYPTATTSKPIGVGNPFFGGGPAVGVGAGAGAWSGASSGSHVPQNGNSPFGEGSTKPVGKDNPFFGPGSGPTRGDIGGTGGPKTGGPGFQTQPPNSIVGGGAGQPSSGNPFGVGAGSAAGTFGHYPGSGPESGNGGGGPGGVKKPLGTHRGSGSGGGVGIGLDGFGNLPGHENGGSFGGAFSGAFSSAHASSFADSKAASFGLGGPNPNFGEGNGGNWASSGAASQAGSGSWSSSGASAYASSSAGSWAGAGPHAVKG encoded by the exons ATGACGATCAGCGCGTCGATCCTCGGCCTGATCGCGGCGGCGGCCATTGTTGGCTCAG AACCGCACGGGGTATTTGGTGGAAGTGGAGGTCTAGCGTACA GCGGTGCTTCCGCGTCGGCGTCAGCGAATGCGTATGCAGGGTCAGGAGCAAGCGTGTCCGCGTTGAGCAACGCGAACGCGTTCGTTGGGAATTTTCCCGGAATCGACGGTGGCCACGAGGGGCACAAAGGAATCCGCAGCTACGACAACACCGGATTCGGCAACCAGCCGAACGGCGGCCATGACAGTTCGTCCGGGCATACTGGAGTGAAGGGTGGTCGAGGTAGCGGTTGCTCGAAATGCAAATGGGAGGATGACGAATATTGGGAAACGGAGGAAGAGGAAGAAGAGCCGGAGGAGAGGAATGAAGACGAATGCGACGATGGCGACGATGGCCAATACAGGCCGGAACACCATCACGGGCGTGGAAAAAAACCAAATGTGCAGAAATTGGGAGCACCGGGAGTAGGTGGAGCACCAGGTGTGGGGGGAGCACCAGTCAAAGGAGGCCCAGGAGGAAGTGGAAGCCCATCGTCGGGATCTCCATGGAACAAACCATCAGGTCAACAACATGGTCAACAGCCTGGAGCTGGTTCCAAACCTTGGAATCAAGGACCTGGAGGTCCGGCTGGAACTTTTGGAACTGGACCGCAAGGTTCTACAGGCCCCAATGCAGGCAAACCGGGTGTAACGAATCAGCCAGGATGGAACAAGGGGCCTGAAACAGGCTCCGGATGTTCTGGCAATAATTCACCAGGCTCCGGATGCGGTCAAG ACTCAAGTGGTGTTGGTCCAGTAAAGCAAGGACCAGTGCCGTTCGGTAGCCCCAATGCGGGCAATGTTCAGAAACAAGGATCTCCAAACTATTCAACCAGTCCTACGGGAGGCTACGGCCCTCAGGGATCAAGTCCTACGCCTGGATGTGGTCCTTACGGTAACTGTGGACCTACATCCGGTGGCGGTCCAGGATATCCAGGCAAACCGGGAAGTCCAGGAAGTCAAGGAGGGCCAGGATATCCAGGCAGTCCGGGAAGTTCTGGAAGTCCAGGAGGTCCAGGCAGTCCAGGATGTACCGGTGGTCCTTATGGAAATTGTGGTGGAGCTGCACCTGGTGGATCTCCTGTGAAGAGTGGACCATTTGCTGGTCATCCGGGAAGCGGATCGCCTTACGGTGGAACACCAGGAAGTCCGGGTGCTCCAGGTGCTCCAGGAGGTCAAGGACCAGGCAGTCCAGGAAGTCCAGGATGTACCGGTGGTCCTTATGGTAATTGTGGAACTGCACCTGGTGGATCTCCCGTGAAGAGTGGACCATTTGCTGGTCATCCGGGAAGCGGATCGCCTTACGGTGGAACACCAGGAAGTCCGG GAAGTCCAGGATGTACCGGTGGTCCTTATGGTAATTGTGGAACTGCACCTGGTGGATCTCCCGTGAAGAATGGACCGGCTGGTTATCCGGGAAGTGGATCACCTGAAAGCCCAAATGGTTCAGATGGGCACCCAGGGGGCCCAGCATATCCAGGTAGTTCTGGAAGTCCAGGAGGTCAAGGCGGGCCGGGATATCCAGGCAGTCCGGGAAGCTCAGGAAAACCAGGAGGTCCAGGAAGTCCAGGATGTACTGGTAGCCCGTATGGAAATTGTGGTGGAGCTACACCTGGTGGATCTCCAGTGACGGGTGGACCATTTGGGGGCCATCCGGGAAGCGGATCGCCTTACGGTGGAATACCAGGAAGTTCAGGCAGTCCAGGAGGTCCAGGATACCCAGGCAAACCAGGAAGTCCAGGAAGTTCAGGTGGTCCCGGTGCTCCAGAAGGTCCAAAATATCCGGGTAGTTCAGGAAGTCCAGGATGTACCGGTGGTCGCTATGGAAATTGTGATGGGTCTGCACCTGGTGGATCTCCAGTGAAGAATGGACCATTTGCTGGTCATCCAGAAAGCGGTTCACCTTATGGTGGTACACCTGGAAGTCCAGGCAGTCCAGGAGGTCCAGGATATCCAGGCAGCCCGGGAAGTCCAGGAGGTCCAGGTAGACCAGGAAGTCCAGGAAGTCCAGGAAGTCATGGAGGCCCAGGATATCCAAGCAGACCAGGAAGTTCGGGAA GTCCAGGAAGTCCAGGATGTACTGGTGGTCCGTATGGAAATTGTGGTGGAGCTGCACCTGGTGGATCTCCCGTGAAGAATGGGCCATTTACTGGTCATCCGGGAAGTGGATCGCCTAATGTGGGCTCTCCTGGAAGTCCAGGAGGTCCAGGATATCCAGCCAGTCCGGGAAGTCCAGGAAGTCCAGGATGTACCAGTGGTCCTTACGGTAATTGTGGAGCTACACCTGGTGGATCTCCGTATGGGCCATCTGCTGGACATCCAGGACATCCAGGAAGTGGATCACCTATCGGTGGTTCTCTTGGAAGTCCAGGAGGATCAGGATATCCAGGCAGTCCGGGTAGTCCAGGGAGTCCAGGTGGATCTCAAACACCATATGGACCGTTTACAGGCGTAAGCACAAGTGCTGGTGCTCACGCTGGTGTGAGTGGACCAAGTCCTGGAAGTAGGCACCCTCCTGGAACACCAGGAAGTGGGTCACCTGGCTCCAGTCCCTCGTACTCGCCAAATGGTCCTTATGGTGGTCAGAAGCCTGGACCTTATGGACCTAGCAGCGGAGCTCCGGGAGTGAAAGGAGGTCCGAGCGGTGCAGGGCACCCACCTGGAACACCAGGAAGTGGAGCACCAGGCTCCAGTCCCTCGTACTCGCCAAATGCTCCATCTAGCAATTCTCCGTTTGGAAACGCAGGAACACCAGGTTCTCCAAATGGACCTTATGGTGGTCAGAAGCCTGGACCTTATGGACCTGGGAGTGGAGCTCCGGGCGTGAAAGGAGGCCCGGGCGGTTCAGGGCCTGGCACTTCACCAAACGGTCCTTACCCTGGAAATGGAAAACCTAGCCCTGGCAGCAGTCCATCCGCGCCAGGAGCATCTCCCAACAAGCCAGGCGCTGGAAATGGACACCCACCCGGTGGTCAAAGTAAACCCGACGGAGACAGTAAAATCTTTTACATAAACGTGAATCCTGCTCCGGGAACTCCGGCTGGAAGCAAGCCTCACGGTAACACTGGTCCTCATGGAGGACCTGGAACGACGAAATCTCCCTTCGGAACTGGACCGTCTGAACCGACTAGACCATATCAACCTGGTCCTCATGGCGGCGCTGGAACCACTAAACCTGCTTACCAACCAGGTCCTCATGAAGATGCAGGACCTACGAAGTCTCCTTTCCAGCCAAGTCCTTATGGCGGTGCTGGAACCACAAAATCTCCTTTCCAAACAAGTCCTTATGGCGGAGCTGGAACTGCAAAGCCTCCTTACCAACCAGGTCCTCATGCAAATACAGCACCCACGAAGTCTCCTTTCCAACCAGGACCTTATGGTGGAGCTGGAACGACGAAATCTCCCTATCCAAATGGACCTCACGCAGGCACTCCTGGAGGTAGCCCTGGCTGGCCCGGTTCAGGAATAAACGGACCAACGAACCAAAGCCCGTTAGGCGTACAACCTGGAAGCGGTACGAGCGGTTGTACAG GTAGTGGTCAGGGTTGCGGAAGCGGATGCAGTCAGAGTAACTCTCCGGGCGGCAAACCTTGCGATGAAAACAATATTCCTAACATCGAAAAGCTCTCTGGACCGGCAGGCGAAGGGCCCGACGATTTCTCGCAATCTTCGCAAGCAGTGTTCCCTCCTGGTGAAGCCATTCGACCATCCAACGCACCTGGCTGCACTTATGGCAGTTGTCCGCCTGGATCGGGTCCATCGCCCGGTGGCAAACCGGACAACGTGAATAAAATTCCCGGAGGGCCTGGAACGTATGAATGGAATCCCTTTTTGACTGGAAAAGTGTCGCCTCCTAGTAGTG GTGGCTCGTACCCTACAGCAACTACCAGCAAGCCAATTGGTGTTGGGAACCCCTTCTTCGGAGGAGGACCTGCAGTTGGCGTAGGAGCTGGAGCTGGTGCATGGAGCGGCGCCAGTTCCGGAAGTCACGTCCCTCAGAACGGAAACTCTCCGTTTGGAGAGGGATCGACGAAACCCGTGGGTAAAGACAATCCGTTCTTTGGACCAGGATCAGGACCCACGCGTGGCGATATCGGGGGCACAGGTGGTCCAAAGACTGGAGGACCAGGTTTTCAGACACAGCCCCCAAACAGCATCGTTGGAGGTGGAGCGGGCCAACCATCGAGTGGGAATCCATTCGGTGTTGGAGCAGGTTCTGCAGCAGGTACCTTCGGTCACTATCCTGGTTCAGGTCCTGAATCTGGTAACGGcggcggaggtcctgggggagtgAAGAAACCGTTAGGAACACATCGTGGTAGCGGAAGCGGAGGTGGCGTTGGAATTGGTTTGGACGGTTTTGGAAACTTACCTGGACACGAAAACGGCGGCTCCTTCGGTGGAGCGTTTTCTGGCGCCTTCAGCAGCGCTCATGCCTCCAGTTTCGCTGACTCGAAGGCTGCCTCGTTTGGCTTGGGAG GGCCAAATCCAAATTTCGGAGAGGGGAATGGCGGAAATTGGGCCTCCAGTGGCGCGGCAAGTCAAGCCGGAAGTGGTTCCTGGTCCTCCAGCGGAGCATCCGCTTACGCCAGCAGCAGCGCAGGCA GCTGGGCAGGCGCAGGACCACACGCTGTGAAAGGATAG
- the LOC143348575 gene encoding uncharacterized protein LOC143348575 isoform X19: MTISASILGLIAAAAIVGSEPHGVFGGSGGLAYSGASASASANAYAGSGASVSALSNANAFVGNFPGIDGGHEGHKGIRSYDNTGFGNQPNGGHDSSSGHTGVKGGRGSGCSKCKWEDDEYWETEEEEEEPEERNEDECDDGDDGQYRPEHHHGRGKKPNVQKLGAPGVGGAPGVGGAPVKGGPGGSGSPSSGSPWNKPSGQQHGQQPGAGSKPWNQGPGGPAGTFGTGPQGSTGPNAGKPGVTNQPGWNKGPETGSGCSGNNSPGSGCGQDSSGVGPVKQGPVPFGSPNAGNVQKQGSPNYSTSPTGGYGPQGSSPTPGCGPYGNCGPTSGGGPGYPGKPGSPGSQGGPGYPGSPGRPGSPGSPGCTGGPYGNCGTAPGGSPVKSGPFAGHPGSGSPYGGTPGSPGSPGCTGGPYGNCGTAPGGSPVKNGPAGYPGSGSPESPNGSDGHPGGPAYPGSSGSPGGQGGPGYPGSPGSSGKPGGPGSPGCTGSPYGNCGGATPGGSPVTGGPFGGHPGSGSPYGGIPGSSGSPGGPGYPGKPGSPGSSGGPGAPEGPKYPGSSGSPGCTGGRYGNCDGSAPGGSPVKNGPFAGHPESGSPYGGTPGSPGSPGGPGYPGSPGSPGGPGRPGSPGSPGSHGGPGYPSRPGSSGSPGGPGSPGGPGSPGCTGGPYGNCGGAAPGGSPVKGGPFGGHPGSGSPYGGTPGSLGSPGGPGYPGKPGSPGSSGGPGAPGGPKYPGSSGSPGDQEGPGSPGSPGCTGGRYGNCDGSAPGGFPVKNEPFAGHPGSSSPYGGTPGSPGSPGGPGYPGSPGSPGGPGRPGSQGGYPSSPGSSGSPGGPGSPGCTGGPYGNCGGAAPGGSPVKNGPFTGHPGSGSPNVGSPGSPGGPGYPASPGSPGSPGCTSGPYGNCGATPGGSPYGPSAGHPGHPGSGSPIGGSLGSPGGSGYPGSPGSPGSPGGSQTPYGPFTGVSTSAGAHAGVSGPSPGSRHPPGTPGSGSPGSSPSYSPNGPYGGQKPGPYGPSSGAPGVKGGPSGAGHPPGTPGSGAPGSSPSYSPNAPSSNSPFGNAGTPGSPNGPYGGQKPGPYGPGSGAPGVKGGPGGSGPGTSPNGPYPGNGKPSPGSSPSAPGASPNKPGAGNGHPPGGQSKPDGDSKIFYINVNPAPGTPAGSKPHGNTGPHGGPGTTKSPFGTGPSEPTRPYQPGPHGGAGTTKPAYQPGPHEDAGPTKSPFQPSPYGGAGTTKSPFQTSPYGGAGTAKPPYQPGPHANTAPTKSPFQPGPYGGAGTTKSPYPNGPHAGTPGGSPGWPGSGINGPTNQSPLGVQPGSGTSGCTGSGQGCGSGCSQSNSPGGKPCDENNIPNIEKLSGPAGEGPDDFSQSSQAVFPPGEAIRPSNAPGCTYGSCPPGSGPSPGGKPDNVNKIPGGPGTYEWNPFLTGKVSPPSSGGSYPTATTSKPIGVGNPFFGGGPAVGVGAGAGAWSGASSGSHVPQNGNSPFGEGSTKPVGKDNPFFGPGSGPTRGDIGGTGGPKTGGPGFQTQPPNSIVGGGAGQPSSGNPFGVGAGSAAGTFGHYPGSGPESGNGGGGPGGVKKPLGTHRGSGSGGGVGIGLDGFGNLPGHENGGSFGGAFSGAFSSAHASSFADSKAASFGLGGPNPNFGEGNGGNWASSGAASQAGSGSWSSSGASAYASSSAGSWAGAGPHAVKG; encoded by the exons ATGACGATCAGCGCGTCGATCCTCGGCCTGATCGCGGCGGCGGCCATTGTTGGCTCAG AACCGCACGGGGTATTTGGTGGAAGTGGAGGTCTAGCGTACA GCGGTGCTTCCGCGTCGGCGTCAGCGAATGCGTATGCAGGGTCAGGAGCAAGCGTGTCCGCGTTGAGCAACGCGAACGCGTTCGTTGGGAATTTTCCCGGAATCGACGGTGGCCACGAGGGGCACAAAGGAATCCGCAGCTACGACAACACCGGATTCGGCAACCAGCCGAACGGCGGCCATGACAGTTCGTCCGGGCATACTGGAGTGAAGGGTGGTCGAGGTAGCGGTTGCTCGAAATGCAAATGGGAGGATGACGAATATTGGGAAACGGAGGAAGAGGAAGAAGAGCCGGAGGAGAGGAATGAAGACGAATGCGACGATGGCGACGATGGCCAATACAGGCCGGAACACCATCACGGGCGTGGAAAAAAACCAAATGTGCAGAAATTGGGAGCACCGGGAGTAGGTGGAGCACCAGGTGTGGGGGGAGCACCAGTCAAAGGAGGCCCAGGAGGAAGTGGAAGCCCATCGTCGGGATCTCCATGGAACAAACCATCAGGTCAACAACATGGTCAACAGCCTGGAGCTGGTTCCAAACCTTGGAATCAAGGACCTGGAGGTCCGGCTGGAACTTTTGGAACTGGACCGCAAGGTTCTACAGGCCCCAATGCAGGCAAACCGGGTGTAACGAATCAGCCAGGATGGAACAAGGGGCCTGAAACAGGCTCCGGATGTTCTGGCAATAATTCACCAGGCTCCGGATGCGGTCAAG ACTCAAGTGGTGTTGGTCCAGTAAAGCAAGGACCAGTGCCGTTCGGTAGCCCCAATGCGGGCAATGTTCAGAAACAAGGATCTCCAAACTATTCAACCAGTCCTACGGGAGGCTACGGCCCTCAGGGATCAAGTCCTACGCCTGGATGTGGTCCTTACGGTAACTGTGGACCTACATCCGGTGGCGGTCCAGGATATCCAGGCAAACCGGGAAGTCCAGGAAGTCAAGGAGGGCCAGGATATCCAGGCAGTCCGGGAA GACCAGGCAGTCCAGGAAGTCCAGGATGTACCGGTGGTCCTTATGGTAATTGTGGAACTGCACCTGGTGGATCTCCCGTGAAGAGTGGACCATTTGCTGGTCATCCGGGAAGCGGATCGCCTTACGGTGGAACACCAGGAAGTCCGG GAAGTCCAGGATGTACCGGTGGTCCTTATGGTAATTGTGGAACTGCACCTGGTGGATCTCCCGTGAAGAATGGACCGGCTGGTTATCCGGGAAGTGGATCACCTGAAAGCCCAAATGGTTCAGATGGGCACCCAGGGGGCCCAGCATATCCAGGTAGTTCTGGAAGTCCAGGAGGTCAAGGCGGGCCGGGATATCCAGGCAGTCCGGGAAGCTCAGGAAAACCAGGAGGTCCAGGAAGTCCAGGATGTACTGGTAGCCCGTATGGAAATTGTGGTGGAGCTACACCTGGTGGATCTCCAGTGACGGGTGGACCATTTGGGGGCCATCCGGGAAGCGGATCGCCTTACGGTGGAATACCAGGAAGTTCAGGCAGTCCAGGAGGTCCAGGATACCCAGGCAAACCAGGAAGTCCAGGAAGTTCAGGTGGTCCCGGTGCTCCAGAAGGTCCAAAATATCCGGGTAGTTCAGGAAGTCCAGGATGTACCGGTGGTCGCTATGGAAATTGTGATGGGTCTGCACCTGGTGGATCTCCAGTGAAGAATGGACCATTTGCTGGTCATCCAGAAAGCGGTTCACCTTATGGTGGTACACCTGGAAGTCCAGGCAGTCCAGGAGGTCCAGGATATCCAGGCAGCCCGGGAAGTCCAGGAGGTCCAGGTAGACCAGGAAGTCCAGGAAGTCCAGGAAGTCATGGAGGCCCAGGATATCCAAGCAGACCAGGAAGTTCGGGAAGTCCAGGAGGTCCAGGAAGTCCAGGAGGTCCAGGAAGTCCAGGATGTACTGGTGGTCCGTATGGAAATTGTGGTGGAGCTGCACCTGGTGGATCTCCAGTGAAGGGTGGACCATTTGGTGGTCATCCGGGAAGCGGATCGCCTTACGGTGGAACACCAGGAAGTTTAGGCAGTCCAGGAGGTCCAGGATACCCAGGCAAACCAGGAAGTCCAGGAAGTTCAGGTGGTCCCGGTGCTCCAGGAGGTCCAAAATATCCGGGTAGTTCGGGAAGTCCGGGAGATCAAGAAGGACCAGGCAGTCCAGGAAGTCCAGGATGTACCGGTGGTCGTTATGGAAATTGTGATGGGTCTGCACCTGGTGGATTTCCAGTGAAGAATGAACCATTCGCTGGTCATCCAGGAAGCAGTTCGCCTTACGGTGGTACACCTGGAAGTCCAGGCAGCCCAGGAGGTCCAGGATATCCAGGCAGTCCGGGAAGTCCGGGAGGTCCAGGTAGACCAGGAAGTCAAGGAGGCTATCCAAGCAGTCCGGGAAGTTCTGGAAGTCCAGGAGGTCCAGGAAGTCCAGGATGTACTGGTGGTCCGTATGGAAATTGTGGTGGAGCTGCACCTGGTGGATCTCCCGTGAAGAATGGGCCATTTACTGGTCATCCGGGAAGTGGATCGCCTAATGTGGGCTCTCCTGGAAGTCCAGGAGGTCCAGGATATCCAGCCAGTCCGGGAAGTCCAGGAAGTCCAGGATGTACCAGTGGTCCTTACGGTAATTGTGGAGCTACACCTGGTGGATCTCCGTATGGGCCATCTGCTGGACATCCAGGACATCCAGGAAGTGGATCACCTATCGGTGGTTCTCTTGGAAGTCCAGGAGGATCAGGATATCCAGGCAGTCCGGGTAGTCCAGGGAGTCCAGGTGGATCTCAAACACCATATGGACCGTTTACAGGCGTAAGCACAAGTGCTGGTGCTCACGCTGGTGTGAGTGGACCAAGTCCTGGAAGTAGGCACCCTCCTGGAACACCAGGAAGTGGGTCACCTGGCTCCAGTCCCTCGTACTCGCCAAATGGTCCTTATGGTGGTCAGAAGCCTGGACCTTATGGACCTAGCAGCGGAGCTCCGGGAGTGAAAGGAGGTCCGAGCGGTGCAGGGCACCCACCTGGAACACCAGGAAGTGGAGCACCAGGCTCCAGTCCCTCGTACTCGCCAAATGCTCCATCTAGCAATTCTCCGTTTGGAAACGCAGGAACACCAGGTTCTCCAAATGGACCTTATGGTGGTCAGAAGCCTGGACCTTATGGACCTGGGAGTGGAGCTCCGGGCGTGAAAGGAGGCCCGGGCGGTTCAGGGCCTGGCACTTCACCAAACGGTCCTTACCCTGGAAATGGAAAACCTAGCCCTGGCAGCAGTCCATCCGCGCCAGGAGCATCTCCCAACAAGCCAGGCGCTGGAAATGGACACCCACCCGGTGGTCAAAGTAAACCCGACGGAGACAGTAAAATCTTTTACATAAACGTGAATCCTGCTCCGGGAACTCCGGCTGGAAGCAAGCCTCACGGTAACACTGGTCCTCATGGAGGACCTGGAACGACGAAATCTCCCTTCGGAACTGGACCGTCTGAACCGACTAGACCATATCAACCTGGTCCTCATGGCGGCGCTGGAACCACTAAACCTGCTTACCAACCAGGTCCTCATGAAGATGCAGGACCTACGAAGTCTCCTTTCCAGCCAAGTCCTTATGGCGGTGCTGGAACCACAAAATCTCCTTTCCAAACAAGTCCTTATGGCGGAGCTGGAACTGCAAAGCCTCCTTACCAACCAGGTCCTCATGCAAATACAGCACCCACGAAGTCTCCTTTCCAACCAGGACCTTATGGTGGAGCTGGAACGACGAAATCTCCCTATCCAAATGGACCTCACGCAGGCACTCCTGGAGGTAGCCCTGGCTGGCCCGGTTCAGGAATAAACGGACCAACGAACCAAAGCCCGTTAGGCGTACAACCTGGAAGCGGTACGAGCGGTTGTACAG GTAGTGGTCAGGGTTGCGGAAGCGGATGCAGTCAGAGTAACTCTCCGGGCGGCAAACCTTGCGATGAAAACAATATTCCTAACATCGAAAAGCTCTCTGGACCGGCAGGCGAAGGGCCCGACGATTTCTCGCAATCTTCGCAAGCAGTGTTCCCTCCTGGTGAAGCCATTCGACCATCCAACGCACCTGGCTGCACTTATGGCAGTTGTCCGCCTGGATCGGGTCCATCGCCCGGTGGCAAACCGGACAACGTGAATAAAATTCCCGGAGGGCCTGGAACGTATGAATGGAATCCCTTTTTGACTGGAAAAGTGTCGCCTCCTAGTAGTG GTGGCTCGTACCCTACAGCAACTACCAGCAAGCCAATTGGTGTTGGGAACCCCTTCTTCGGAGGAGGACCTGCAGTTGGCGTAGGAGCTGGAGCTGGTGCATGGAGCGGCGCCAGTTCCGGAAGTCACGTCCCTCAGAACGGAAACTCTCCGTTTGGAGAGGGATCGACGAAACCCGTGGGTAAAGACAATCCGTTCTTTGGACCAGGATCAGGACCCACGCGTGGCGATATCGGGGGCACAGGTGGTCCAAAGACTGGAGGACCAGGTTTTCAGACACAGCCCCCAAACAGCATCGTTGGAGGTGGAGCGGGCCAACCATCGAGTGGGAATCCATTCGGTGTTGGAGCAGGTTCTGCAGCAGGTACCTTCGGTCACTATCCTGGTTCAGGTCCTGAATCTGGTAACGGcggcggaggtcctgggggagtgAAGAAACCGTTAGGAACACATCGTGGTAGCGGAAGCGGAGGTGGCGTTGGAATTGGTTTGGACGGTTTTGGAAACTTACCTGGACACGAAAACGGCGGCTCCTTCGGTGGAGCGTTTTCTGGCGCCTTCAGCAGCGCTCATGCCTCCAGTTTCGCTGACTCGAAGGCTGCCTCGTTTGGCTTGGGAG GGCCAAATCCAAATTTCGGAGAGGGGAATGGCGGAAATTGGGCCTCCAGTGGCGCGGCAAGTCAAGCCGGAAGTGGTTCCTGGTCCTCCAGCGGAGCATCCGCTTACGCCAGCAGCAGCGCAGGCA GCTGGGCAGGCGCAGGACCACACGCTGTGAAAGGATAG